Proteins from a genomic interval of Streptomyces sp. NBC_01445:
- the ispG gene encoding flavodoxin-dependent (E)-4-hydroxy-3-methylbut-2-enyl-diphosphate synthase, with product MTAISLGMPSVPTKLAERRRSRQIQVGTVAVGGDAPVSVQSMTTTRTSDIGATLQQIAELTASGCQIVRVACPTQDDADALATIARKSQIPVIADIHFQPKYVFAAIEAGCAAVRVNPGNIKQFDDKVKEIAQAAKDHGTPIRIGVNAGSLDARLLKKYGKATPEALVESALWEASLFEEHGFRDIKISVKHNDPVVMVNAYRQLAAQCDYPLHLGVTEAGPAFQGTIKSAVAFGALLSEGIGDTIRVSLSAPPVEEIKVGNQILESLNLKPRRLEIVSCPSCGRAQVDVYKLAEEVTAGLDGMEVPLRVAVMGCVVNGPGEAREADLGVASGNGKGQIFVKGEVIKTVPESKIVETLIEEALKIAEQMEQDGVASGEPTVAVAG from the coding sequence ATGACTGCGATTTCTCTCGGCATGCCGTCCGTTCCGACCAAGCTCGCCGAGCGCCGCAGGAGCCGGCAGATCCAGGTCGGCACCGTGGCGGTCGGCGGAGACGCACCGGTGTCGGTGCAGTCCATGACGACGACCCGTACGTCCGACATCGGCGCCACGCTGCAGCAGATCGCCGAGCTCACCGCGTCCGGCTGCCAGATCGTGCGGGTGGCGTGCCCCACGCAGGACGACGCCGACGCGCTCGCGACGATCGCGAGGAAGTCGCAGATCCCCGTCATCGCGGACATCCACTTCCAGCCGAAGTACGTCTTCGCCGCCATCGAGGCGGGCTGCGCCGCGGTCCGGGTGAACCCGGGCAACATCAAGCAGTTCGACGACAAGGTCAAGGAGATCGCGCAGGCGGCCAAGGACCACGGCACCCCGATCCGCATCGGCGTGAACGCGGGCTCGCTCGACGCCCGGCTCCTGAAGAAGTACGGCAAGGCCACCCCCGAGGCGCTCGTCGAGTCCGCACTGTGGGAGGCGTCCCTCTTCGAGGAGCACGGCTTCCGCGACATCAAGATCTCGGTCAAGCACAACGACCCGGTCGTGATGGTGAACGCCTACCGCCAGCTCGCCGCCCAGTGCGACTACCCGCTGCACCTCGGCGTCACCGAGGCGGGCCCGGCCTTCCAGGGCACCATCAAGTCCGCCGTCGCGTTCGGCGCGCTGCTCTCCGAGGGCATCGGCGACACCATCCGCGTCTCCCTCTCGGCCCCGCCGGTCGAGGAGATCAAGGTGGGCAACCAGATCCTGGAGTCGCTCAACCTCAAGCCGCGCCGCCTGGAGATCGTCTCCTGCCCGTCCTGCGGCCGCGCCCAGGTCGACGTCTACAAGCTCGCCGAAGAGGTCACCGCGGGCCTCGACGGCATGGAGGTCCCGCTGCGCGTCGCCGTCATGGGCTGCGTGGTGAACGGACCGGGCGAGGCCCGCGAGGCCGACCTCGGCGTCGCCTCCGGCAACGGCAAGGGCCAGATCTTCGTGAAGGGCGAGGTCATCAAGACCGTCCCCGAGTCGAAGATCGTCGAGACTCTGATCGAAGAGGCGCTGAAGATCGCCGAGCAGATGGAACAGGACGGCGTCGCCTCCGGCGAGCCCACGGTTGCTGTCGCCGGCTGA
- a CDS encoding M50 family metallopeptidase produces the protein MMILGIVVFAIGLLVSIAWHELGHLSTAKLFKIRVPQYMVGFGPTVWSRKKGDTEYGVKAIPLGGYIRMIGMFPPGPDGKIQSRSTSPFRSMVEDARAAAFEELQPGDETRLFYTRKPWKRVIVMFAGPFMNLILAVGLFFTVLMGFGITQQTTTVSSVQQCVVKQSENRDTCKKSDPASPAAAAGLRAKDKIVSFDGVKTDKWNTLSDEIRANPGRTVDIVVQREGQEKVLHAKIATNQVAKKDGSGQIVQGEYINAGFLGFSASTGVVRQDFGDSVTWMGDRVGDAVNSLAALPGKIPALWDAAFGDGPREPDSPMGVVGAARVGGEIFNLDIPATQQLGMALMLVAGFNLSLFLFNMLPLLPLDGGHIAGALWESLRRNVAKVFKRPDPGPFDVAKLMPVAYVVAGIFVCFTVLVLIADVVNPVKIS, from the coding sequence ATGATGATCCTCGGCATAGTCGTCTTCGCGATCGGACTGCTCGTCTCGATCGCCTGGCACGAGCTGGGGCATCTCTCGACCGCGAAGCTCTTCAAGATCCGCGTGCCGCAGTACATGGTCGGCTTCGGCCCGACCGTCTGGTCGCGCAAGAAGGGCGACACGGAGTACGGCGTCAAGGCGATCCCGCTGGGCGGCTACATCCGCATGATCGGCATGTTCCCGCCCGGCCCGGACGGGAAGATCCAGTCCCGCTCCACCTCCCCGTTCCGCAGCATGGTCGAGGACGCCCGGGCGGCGGCCTTCGAGGAGCTCCAGCCCGGCGACGAGACGCGCCTCTTCTACACGCGCAAGCCGTGGAAGAGGGTCATCGTGATGTTCGCGGGGCCCTTCATGAACCTGATCCTCGCGGTCGGCCTGTTCTTCACCGTCCTGATGGGCTTCGGCATCACGCAGCAGACCACCACGGTCAGCTCGGTCCAGCAGTGCGTGGTCAAGCAGAGTGAGAACCGCGACACGTGCAAGAAGTCCGACCCCGCCTCCCCGGCCGCCGCGGCCGGACTGCGGGCCAAGGACAAGATCGTCTCGTTCGACGGCGTGAAGACCGACAAGTGGAACACCCTCTCCGACGAGATCCGCGCCAACCCCGGCAGGACGGTCGACATCGTCGTCCAGCGCGAGGGCCAGGAGAAGGTCCTGCATGCCAAGATCGCCACCAACCAGGTGGCGAAGAAGGACGGCAGCGGCCAGATCGTCCAGGGCGAGTACATCAACGCCGGATTCCTCGGCTTCAGCGCCTCGACCGGTGTCGTGCGCCAGGACTTCGGCGACTCCGTGACCTGGATGGGAGACCGGGTCGGCGACGCCGTGAACTCGCTCGCCGCCCTGCCCGGCAAGATCCCGGCCCTGTGGGACGCCGCCTTCGGGGACGGCCCGCGTGAGCCGGACTCGCCGATGGGTGTGGTCGGCGCGGCCCGCGTCGGCGGGGAGATCTTCAACCTGGACATCCCGGCGACCCAGCAGCTCGGTATGGCCCTGATGCTCGTCGCGGGGTTCAACCTGTCGCTGTTCCTCTTCAACATGCTGCCGCTGCTGCCCCTGGACGGCGGGCACATCGCCGGCGCCCTGTGGGAGTCGCTGCGACGGAATGTGGCGAAGGTCTTCAAGCGGCCCGATCCCGGCCCGTTCGATGTGGCGAAGCTGATGCCGGTCGCTTACGTCGTGGCCGGAATCTTCGTCTGCTTCACCGTCCTCGTCCTGATCGCGGACGTCGTCAACCCGGTCAAAATCTCGTAG
- the dxr gene encoding 1-deoxy-D-xylulose-5-phosphate reductoisomerase, which produces MSDSASPLADPHLVYDPAGTDGPRDVVILGSTGSIGTQAIDLVLRNPDRFTVTALSAAGGRVGLLAEQARQLRVRTVAVAREDVVPALREALSAQYADGEPLPEILAGPDAATQLAASPCHTVLNGITGSIGLAPTLAALEAGRTLALANKESLIVGGPLVKALAKPGQIIPVDSEHAALFQALAAGKRADVRKLVVTASGGPFRGRTKADLAHVTPEDALAHPTWAMGPVITVNSATLVNKGLEVIEAHLLYDIPFERIEVVVHPQSYVHSMVEFTDGSTLAQATPPDMRGPIAIGLGWPERIPDAAPAFDWTKASSWEFFPLDTEAFPSVGLARHVGKLAGTAPAVFNAANEECVDAFLNGALPFNGIMDTVTKVVEEHGAPSAAAAGTSLTVADVLEAETWARARTRELTAQATSTAEARA; this is translated from the coding sequence ATGAGCGACAGCGCATCCCCCCTCGCGGACCCGCACCTCGTCTACGACCCCGCCGGGACGGACGGCCCGCGGGACGTCGTCATCCTCGGCTCCACGGGCTCGATCGGCACCCAGGCCATCGACCTTGTGCTGCGCAACCCCGACCGCTTCACGGTCACGGCGCTGTCCGCCGCGGGCGGCCGGGTCGGCCTGCTCGCCGAACAGGCCAGGCAGCTGCGCGTACGGACCGTCGCGGTCGCGCGCGAGGACGTCGTGCCCGCCCTGCGCGAGGCCCTGAGCGCGCAGTACGCCGACGGCGAGCCGCTCCCCGAGATCCTTGCCGGACCCGACGCGGCCACCCAGCTCGCCGCCTCCCCCTGCCACACGGTGCTCAACGGCATCACCGGATCCATCGGCCTCGCCCCGACGCTCGCTGCCTTGGAGGCCGGGCGCACCCTCGCCCTCGCCAACAAGGAGTCGCTCATCGTCGGCGGCCCCCTCGTCAAGGCGCTCGCGAAGCCGGGCCAGATCATCCCGGTCGACTCCGAGCACGCGGCGCTCTTCCAGGCCCTCGCGGCCGGCAAGCGCGCGGACGTCCGCAAGCTCGTCGTCACCGCGTCCGGCGGGCCCTTCCGGGGACGGACGAAGGCGGACCTCGCACACGTCACACCCGAGGACGCACTCGCGCACCCGACCTGGGCGATGGGCCCGGTCATCACCGTCAACTCCGCGACTCTGGTCAACAAGGGCCTGGAGGTGATCGAGGCGCACCTCCTCTACGACATTCCGTTCGAGCGGATCGAGGTCGTCGTACACCCGCAGTCCTACGTGCACTCCATGGTCGAGTTCACGGACGGCTCCACCCTCGCCCAGGCCACGCCGCCCGACATGCGCGGACCCATCGCCATCGGCCTGGGCTGGCCCGAGCGGATCCCCGACGCGGCGCCCGCGTTCGACTGGACGAAGGCGTCGAGCTGGGAGTTCTTCCCCCTCGACACCGAGGCCTTCCCCTCGGTCGGGCTCGCCCGGCACGTGGGCAAGCTCGCGGGGACGGCCCCGGCAGTGTTCAATGCCGCAAACGAGGAGTGCGTGGACGCGTTCCTGAACGGCGCGCTGCCGTTCAACGGCATCATGGACACCGTTACGAAGGTCGTCGAGGAACACGGCGCGCCTTCGGCAGCGGCGGCGGGAACTTCCCTGACCGTCGCGGACGTCCTCGAAGCGGAGACCTGGGCACGCGCCCGGACCCGTGAACTGACGGCACAGGCGACATCGACCGCGGAGGCTCGTGCATGA
- the secA gene encoding preprotein translocase subunit SecA gives MRAGEGRILHKLQRIADQVNSVEEDFLALTDAELQALTAEFRQRLTDGESLDDLMPEAFAAIREAARRTLGMRHFDVQLMGGAALHLGNIAEMQTGEGKTLAATLPVYLNALAGKGVHLVTVNDYLAERDAAWMGRAYRFMGLTVGVVRTDMDPADRRVAYACDITYGTNTEFGFDYLRDNMAWSKDELVQRGHHFAIVDEADSILIDEARTPLIISGPADQPTHWYGVFAGLVRNMKGVPVQDEHFTTQADKDRLAELRATYDYEYDLKKQTVAILDRGVSYLEDQLGIENFYEAAHTPLIGHLNNALKAKEHFRNDKDYVVIDGEVLIVDEHTGRILAGRRYNEGLHQAIEAKEGVDIKDENQTLATITLQNFFRLYTKLGGMTGTAMTEAAEFHQIYKLHVVPIPTNRPMIRRDDADLIYRTASAKFDAIVEDIAEKHAAGQPVLVGTTSVEKSELLSEQLRRRGIRHEVLNAKNHRREAQIVAQAGRKGAVTVATNMAGRGTDIMLGGNPEAMTAAALEERGPAEDDDPDRRHAVEERVTASAAAEHDEVKELGGLYVLGTERHESRRIDNQLRGRSGRQGDPGASRFYLSLEDDLMRLFRAQAVDRVMAMANLPESVPIENKMVTRAIASAQSQVEQQHFETRKEVLKFDEVLNRQRTLIYRERRRVLEGEDMRAQVLRFMDDTVGAYITNETAEGYPEEWDLDVLWAAFHELYPCGITADELDEAAGGRAELTAGLLVDAVTEDIHARYEERESELGADALRDLERLVVLAVLDRKWREHLYEMDYLRDGIGLRYTLGREPIFEYEREGFDLFTAMMDAIKEESVGYVFNLDTTADAPASDALDAARRPDRLHFSAPTLDTAGGRKESDFDTAHDEDAPRDAEPPGSSPRPSA, from the coding sequence ATGCGCGCAGGCGAAGGCAGGATCCTGCACAAGCTCCAGCGCATCGCCGACCAGGTCAACTCGGTCGAGGAAGACTTCCTGGCGCTCACCGACGCCGAGCTCCAGGCCCTCACCGCCGAGTTCCGGCAGCGCCTCACCGACGGTGAGAGCCTGGACGACCTCATGCCCGAGGCCTTCGCCGCGATCCGCGAGGCCGCGCGCCGCACGCTCGGCATGCGCCACTTCGACGTACAGCTGATGGGCGGCGCCGCGCTCCACCTCGGCAACATCGCCGAGATGCAGACCGGCGAGGGCAAGACCCTGGCCGCGACCCTGCCCGTCTACCTCAACGCGCTGGCCGGCAAAGGCGTCCACCTCGTCACCGTCAACGACTACCTCGCCGAGCGCGACGCCGCCTGGATGGGCCGGGCCTACCGGTTCATGGGCCTCACCGTCGGCGTCGTCAGGACCGACATGGACCCGGCCGACCGGCGCGTCGCCTACGCCTGCGACATCACGTACGGCACCAACACCGAGTTCGGCTTCGACTACCTGCGCGACAACATGGCGTGGTCGAAGGACGAACTGGTGCAGCGCGGCCACCACTTCGCGATCGTCGACGAGGCGGACTCGATCCTCATCGACGAGGCCCGCACACCGCTGATCATCTCCGGCCCGGCCGACCAGCCCACCCACTGGTACGGCGTCTTCGCGGGACTGGTCCGGAACATGAAGGGCGTCCCGGTCCAGGACGAGCACTTCACCACCCAGGCCGACAAGGACCGGCTCGCCGAGCTGCGGGCCACGTACGACTACGAGTACGACCTGAAGAAGCAGACCGTGGCGATCCTGGACCGTGGGGTCTCCTACCTGGAGGACCAGCTCGGCATCGAGAACTTCTACGAGGCGGCCCACACCCCGCTCATCGGGCACCTGAACAACGCGCTCAAGGCCAAGGAGCACTTCAGGAACGACAAGGACTACGTCGTCATCGACGGCGAGGTCCTCATCGTCGACGAGCACACCGGCCGCATCCTCGCGGGCCGCCGCTACAACGAGGGCCTGCACCAGGCCATCGAGGCCAAGGAAGGGGTGGACATCAAGGACGAGAACCAGACGCTCGCCACGATCACCCTGCAGAACTTCTTCCGCCTCTACACCAAGCTCGGCGGCATGACCGGCACCGCCATGACCGAGGCCGCCGAGTTCCACCAGATCTACAAGCTGCACGTCGTGCCCATCCCCACCAACCGGCCGATGATCCGCCGTGACGACGCCGACCTGATCTACCGCACCGCGAGCGCCAAGTTCGACGCGATCGTCGAGGACATCGCCGAGAAGCACGCCGCCGGGCAGCCCGTCCTCGTAGGCACCACGTCCGTGGAGAAGTCCGAGCTCCTGTCCGAACAGCTCCGCAGGCGCGGCATCCGGCACGAGGTCCTCAACGCCAAGAACCACCGCCGCGAGGCTCAGATCGTCGCCCAGGCGGGCCGCAAGGGCGCCGTCACCGTCGCCACGAACATGGCGGGCCGCGGCACCGACATCATGCTCGGCGGCAACCCCGAGGCGATGACCGCCGCCGCACTGGAAGAACGCGGCCCCGCCGAGGACGACGACCCCGACCGGCGCCACGCCGTCGAGGAGCGCGTCACCGCGTCCGCCGCCGCCGAGCACGACGAGGTGAAGGAGCTCGGCGGGCTCTACGTCCTCGGCACCGAACGGCACGAGTCCCGGCGCATCGACAACCAGCTGCGCGGCCGCTCGGGACGCCAGGGCGACCCCGGGGCGTCCCGCTTCTACCTGTCCCTGGAGGACGACCTGATGCGCCTGTTCCGCGCCCAGGCCGTCGACCGGGTCATGGCCATGGCGAACCTCCCCGAGTCCGTGCCCATCGAGAACAAGATGGTCACCCGCGCCATCGCCTCCGCCCAGTCCCAGGTCGAGCAGCAGCACTTCGAGACCCGCAAGGAAGTCCTCAAGTTCGACGAGGTACTCAACCGGCAGCGCACCCTCATCTACCGCGAACGCCGCCGTGTCCTGGAGGGCGAGGACATGCGCGCCCAGGTCCTCCGCTTCATGGACGACACCGTCGGGGCGTACATCACCAATGAAACCGCCGAGGGCTACCCGGAGGAGTGGGACCTCGACGTGCTCTGGGCCGCCTTCCACGAGCTCTACCCGTGCGGCATCACCGCCGACGAGCTCGACGAGGCGGCCGGCGGGCGCGCCGAGCTGACCGCCGGCCTCCTCGTCGACGCCGTCACCGAGGACATCCACGCCCGCTACGAGGAGCGCGAGAGCGAGCTCGGCGCCGATGCCCTGCGCGACCTGGAACGCCTCGTCGTCCTCGCCGTCCTCGACCGCAAATGGCGCGAACACCTCTACGAGATGGACTACCTCCGCGACGGCATCGGCCTGCGTTACACCCTGGGCCGCGAGCCGATCTTCGAGTACGAACGCGAGGGGTTCGACCTGTTCACGGCCATGATGGACGCCATCAAGGAGGAGTCGGTCGGCTACGTCTTCAACCTCGACACCACTGCCGACGCGCCGGCCTCCGACGCCCTCGACGCGGCCCGGCGCCCCGACCGTCTCCACTTCAGCGCGCCCACCCTGGACACCGCCGGGGGCAGAAAGGAAAGCGACTTCGATACCGCCCACGACGAGGACGCACCGCGCGACGCGGAGCCGCCCGGGTCCTCCCCGCGACCGTCCGCCTGA
- a CDS encoding acyl-CoA dehydrogenase family protein: protein MAAPTSQQPSVSEREARQVAEAAREQGWRKPSFAKELFLGRFRLDLIHPHPQPAGEDVRRGEEFLAKLRDFCETRIDPARIEREAQIPDEVINGLKELGALGMKIDTKYGGLGLTQVYYNKALALVGTVSPAIGALLSAHQSIGVPQPLKIFGTQEQKDAFLPRCASTDITAFLLTEPDVGSDPARLATTAVPDGDSYILDGVKLWTTNGVVADLLVVMARVPKAEGRKGGITAFVVEADSEGITVENRNAFMGLRGLENGVTRFHRVRVPAANRIGPEGAGLKIALTTLNTGRLSLPAMCVGAGKWCLKIAREWSGAREQWGKPVAFHEAVGQKISFIAATTFALEAVVDLSSQMADEDRNDIRIEAALAKLFGSEMGCLMADELVQIRGGRGFETAESLAARGERAVPAEQLLRDLRINRIFEGSTEIMHLLIAREAVDAHLSVAGDLIDPDKSLSDKAKAGAKAGGFYARWLPKLVAGPGQLPNSYSEFHPAGHADLSGHLRFAERSARKLARSTFYAMSRWQGKMETKQGFLGRIVDIGAELFAMSAACVRAEHLRGAGEHGREAYQLADVFCSQSRVRVDELFGRLWHNTDELDRKVTKGVLGGSYTWLEEGVIDPSGDGAWIADATPGPSKRENVRRPIR from the coding sequence ATGGCGGCCCCAACTTCCCAGCAGCCATCCGTATCGGAACGCGAGGCCCGGCAGGTCGCCGAGGCCGCGCGCGAACAGGGCTGGCGCAAGCCGAGCTTCGCCAAGGAGCTCTTCCTCGGGCGCTTCAGGCTGGACCTGATCCACCCGCATCCCCAGCCGGCGGGCGAGGACGTCCGGCGCGGCGAGGAGTTCCTCGCCAAGTTGCGCGACTTCTGCGAGACACGCATCGACCCGGCCCGCATCGAGCGCGAGGCGCAGATCCCCGACGAGGTGATCAACGGGCTCAAGGAGCTCGGCGCCCTCGGCATGAAGATCGACACCAAGTACGGCGGCCTCGGCCTCACGCAGGTCTACTACAACAAGGCCCTGGCCCTGGTCGGCACCGTGAGCCCCGCGATCGGAGCCCTCCTGTCGGCCCACCAGTCCATCGGTGTGCCGCAGCCGTTGAAGATCTTCGGGACGCAGGAGCAGAAGGACGCCTTCCTGCCGCGCTGCGCCAGCACCGACATCACCGCGTTCCTGCTGACCGAACCCGACGTCGGCTCGGACCCGGCGCGCCTCGCCACGACCGCGGTGCCCGACGGGGACTCGTACATCCTCGACGGCGTGAAGTTGTGGACGACGAACGGCGTCGTCGCCGATCTGCTCGTCGTCATGGCGCGGGTGCCGAAGGCGGAGGGGCGCAAGGGCGGCATCACGGCCTTCGTCGTGGAGGCCGACTCCGAAGGGATCACGGTCGAGAACCGCAACGCCTTCATGGGCCTGCGCGGCCTGGAGAACGGCGTGACCCGTTTCCACCGGGTCAGGGTCCCGGCCGCGAACCGCATCGGCCCCGAGGGCGCCGGCCTCAAGATCGCCCTCACCACCCTCAACACGGGCCGGCTCTCGCTGCCCGCGATGTGCGTGGGCGCGGGCAAGTGGTGCCTGAAGATCGCCCGCGAGTGGTCGGGCGCCCGCGAGCAGTGGGGCAAGCCGGTCGCGTTCCACGAGGCGGTCGGCCAGAAGATCTCGTTCATCGCGGCGACGACCTTCGCGCTCGAAGCCGTCGTCGACCTGTCCTCGCAGATGGCCGACGAGGACCGCAACGACATCCGCATCGAGGCCGCCCTCGCCAAGCTCTTCGGCTCCGAGATGGGCTGTCTGATGGCGGACGAGCTGGTCCAGATCCGCGGCGGCCGCGGCTTCGAGACCGCCGAGTCCCTCGCCGCGCGCGGCGAACGCGCCGTCCCCGCCGAGCAGCTCCTGCGCGATCTGCGCATCAACCGCATCTTCGAGGGCTCGACGGAGATCATGCACCTCCTCATCGCCCGCGAGGCCGTGGACGCGCACCTGTCCGTCGCCGGTGACCTGATCGACCCCGACAAGTCCCTGTCCGACAAGGCGAAGGCGGGCGCGAAGGCCGGCGGCTTCTACGCGCGCTGGCTGCCGAAGCTCGTCGCCGGACCCGGCCAGCTCCCCAACTCCTACAGCGAGTTCCACCCCGCGGGCCACGCCGACCTCTCCGGCCATCTGCGCTTCGCGGAGCGCTCGGCGCGCAAGCTGGCCCGCTCCACCTTCTACGCCATGTCCCGCTGGCAGGGAAAGATGGAGACCAAGCAGGGCTTCCTCGGCCGGATCGTCGACATCGGCGCCGAACTCTTCGCGATGAGCGCGGCCTGCGTACGGGCCGAGCACCTGCGCGGCGCCGGCGAACACGGCCGCGAGGCCTACCAGCTCGCCGACGTGTTCTGCAGCCAGTCCCGCGTCCGCGTCGACGAACTCTTCGGGCGCCTGTGGCACAACACCGACGAACTGGACCGCAAGGTCACCAAGGGCGTCCTCGGCGGTTCCTACACCTGGCTGGAGGAGGGCGTCATCGACCCCAGCGGCGACGGCGCGTGGATCGCGGACGCGACCCCCGGCCCCTCGAAGCGGGAGAACGTCCGCCGCCCCATCCGCTGA
- a CDS encoding aldehyde dehydrogenase family protein produces the protein MTATHAFWLAGREATGDATFDVTNSYDGRLVGKVSVPTDAQVEEAVAAAYAVRDEFAATPAHVRAKALNHVADRLTERTEEIAQLISAENGKPIKWARGEVGRAVSVFRFSAEEARRFNGGEAQRLDTDAGGTGRLALTRRIPHGVVLGIAPFNFPLNLSAHKVAPAIAVGAPIILKPAPATPISSLILGELLAETDLPAGSWSVLTVPNDRMPALVQDERLPVISFTGSGPVGYAIMDSVPRKHCTLELGGNGAAVVLGDWASDEDLDWAATRIATFSNYQGGQSCISVQRVIADASLYERLLPKIVAAVEAQVTGDPADDATDVGPLVSEDAAKRVESWVDEAVAAGASLLAGGKREGATYAPTVLADVPADVTISCEEVFGPVLTVKKVDGEAEAFAAVNDSKYGLQAGVFTHDLQTAFRAHRALEVGGVVVGDVPSYRADQMPYGGAKQSGVGREGVRYAMDDYTYERVLVLTGLAL, from the coding sequence ATGACCGCCACTCACGCCTTCTGGCTCGCGGGCCGCGAGGCCACCGGTGACGCCACCTTCGACGTCACCAACTCCTACGACGGTCGGCTGGTCGGCAAGGTCAGCGTGCCCACGGACGCGCAGGTCGAGGAGGCCGTCGCCGCCGCGTACGCCGTCCGCGACGAGTTCGCCGCCACCCCCGCCCACGTACGGGCCAAGGCCCTCAACCACGTGGCCGACCGGCTGACCGAGCGCACCGAGGAGATCGCCCAGCTGATCTCCGCCGAGAACGGCAAGCCCATCAAGTGGGCGCGCGGCGAGGTCGGCCGTGCCGTCTCCGTCTTCCGCTTCTCCGCCGAGGAGGCCCGCCGCTTCAACGGCGGCGAGGCCCAGCGCCTCGACACCGACGCGGGCGGCACCGGCCGGCTCGCCCTGACCCGCCGCATTCCGCACGGCGTGGTCCTCGGCATCGCGCCGTTCAACTTCCCGCTGAACCTCAGCGCCCACAAGGTCGCACCGGCCATCGCCGTCGGCGCCCCGATCATCCTGAAGCCGGCCCCGGCCACGCCGATCTCCTCGCTGATCCTCGGCGAGCTGCTCGCCGAGACCGACCTCCCGGCCGGCTCATGGTCCGTCCTCACGGTCCCGAACGACCGCATGCCCGCCCTGGTCCAGGACGAGCGCCTGCCGGTCATCTCCTTCACCGGCTCGGGCCCCGTCGGCTACGCGATCATGGACAGCGTGCCGCGCAAGCACTGCACGCTGGAGCTCGGCGGCAACGGCGCGGCCGTCGTCCTCGGTGACTGGGCCTCCGACGAGGACCTGGACTGGGCGGCGACCCGTATCGCCACCTTCTCCAACTATCAGGGCGGCCAGTCCTGCATCTCCGTGCAGCGCGTCATCGCCGACGCCTCCCTGTACGAGCGGCTCCTGCCGAAGATCGTCGCGGCCGTCGAGGCGCAGGTCACCGGTGACCCCGCGGACGACGCCACCGACGTCGGCCCGCTGGTCAGCGAGGACGCCGCCAAGCGCGTGGAATCCTGGGTCGACGAGGCCGTCGCCGCGGGCGCCTCGCTGCTCGCGGGCGGCAAGCGCGAGGGCGCCACGTACGCCCCGACCGTCCTCGCCGACGTGCCGGCCGACGTGACGATCTCCTGCGAGGAGGTCTTCGGACCGGTCCTCACGGTCAAGAAGGTCGACGGCGAGGCCGAGGCCTTCGCCGCGGTCAACGACTCCAAGTACGGCCTCCAGGCGGGCGTGTTCACGCACGACCTGCAGACCGCCTTCCGCGCCCACCGCGCCCTCGAGGTCGGCGGCGTGGTCGTCGGCGACGTCCCGTCCTACCGCGCGGACCAGATGCCGTACGGCGGCGCCAAGCAGTCCGGCGTGGGCCGCGAGGGCGTGCGCTACGCGATGGACGATTACACGTACGAGCGCGTCCTCGTCCTGACGGGCCTCGCCCTCTAG